The Vibrio navarrensis genome has a segment encoding these proteins:
- a CDS encoding ExeM/NucH family extracellular endonuclease, which produces MNRKMTLLAGAISSVLSGAALADINHILISEYVDGSGSYAKNTAVELTNTGSTDYTFDDTVGLFYSSYKNQVLVAGSGDGQGKGNGTSILTGKTIPAGKSLVIVNGDATAELTDYVEQNGGILLKTGNWTTDKYDSLNFNGGEAVWIGSKDAPLDIIGENSNNWGADVTYKRVNTAMTQNAAFVEANWAAEAVDTFADLGKPTFVEPPAPPTPPTEVTLAEVQGSGMFSPLIEKEHGSDLKEDKFYETEENYKLTARVSHVLISANNGISKGFFLYDEDNNPATSNGLFVYSNKANADMVGQEITVTGKVREYFGQTQFKLETDGEWVVTDSNKVTIAPAEMKRLESDGASFAKTLERYEGMLVKLVEDMDDAKEGNQSMHVARAFNFDFELLDKKQYRNNMVLAYERPNFHPNQDHVAGSFESLMQLNQNRDRTLFVDSAVAPKNGEIPYYPAFNSDPQKNYIRINDTVKNLEGVMTYSYDEYRLVPSNQLSTSDIVHNTPRTTAPSINTDNGSDGFVIKVATQNVLNYFNSPFGGSDNTFGDNRGAKSSLEFERQQAKIVEAIYGLNADIVGLMEVENNGFGDFGAIKTLLAAINAKYDYENYGDRNHARSIHNRYVFVGFDKNGDQVLDDLDTIGSDAITTGVIYRPSKVSLQFGKVISMPEQHAPMIEYPEGGAIVGEDGEIRESGANFQRNTIAATFGVLNTGKKLTVAINHLKSKGSTCYEDWAGWQNWANFNPVTDDVRDDDYQGACENVRVAAAVHLGEEMAKLSGDKVLLGDMNSYAHEDPMLVLTSNPTGKALYAAGYTYIDGQPQYGPEGARITKTYGYLNAVDLFTAQGETSWSYSFNNEIGSLDHLLVSPSMKDRLVDAKDWHINAPESNLYDYGNYKKEPSEQSNPFYAQTPFRSSDHDPALLVIGYKYGEAGENPVTVAVKSGRADIAFPVSAKAKKGDVAEIAISPRPAGVALPKVTLSNDGAQTVMFDVVGLNAGEYTFTMTLKRDAVEKSAAQETVESKALEMSVVKRDSSNVKPVYPENDGSGGSFGFGALLSLLGLGLLRRRR; this is translated from the coding sequence ATGAATAGAAAAATGACTTTACTTGCTGGTGCGATTAGTAGCGTATTAAGTGGCGCGGCGCTAGCGGATATTAACCACATTTTAATTTCGGAATATGTCGATGGTTCAGGTAGTTATGCTAAAAACACAGCCGTTGAGCTGACCAATACAGGTAGCACAGATTACACCTTTGACGACACTGTCGGCCTTTTCTATAGCTCTTATAAGAACCAGGTATTGGTAGCGGGTTCTGGTGATGGTCAAGGCAAAGGCAACGGAACGTCGATTTTGACCGGTAAGACTATTCCTGCTGGTAAGAGTCTGGTGATTGTCAATGGCGATGCAACTGCGGAACTCACGGATTATGTCGAGCAAAATGGCGGCATTTTGCTGAAAACAGGTAACTGGACGACAGACAAATATGACTCATTGAACTTCAATGGTGGTGAAGCGGTTTGGATCGGTAGCAAAGATGCGCCGCTTGATATCATCGGTGAAAACAGCAACAACTGGGGCGCGGACGTTACCTACAAACGCGTTAATACCGCGATGACGCAGAATGCGGCATTTGTGGAAGCGAACTGGGCTGCTGAAGCGGTGGACACTTTCGCTGATCTGGGTAAGCCAACGTTTGTTGAGCCACCTGCGCCGCCAACACCTCCGACTGAAGTCACTCTTGCTGAAGTGCAAGGTTCGGGGATGTTCTCGCCATTGATTGAGAAAGAACATGGCAGCGATCTTAAGGAAGATAAGTTCTACGAAACCGAAGAAAACTATAAGTTGACCGCACGTGTTAGCCATGTGTTGATCAGTGCCAACAACGGCATCTCGAAAGGTTTCTTCCTCTACGATGAAGACAACAATCCAGCCACCTCCAACGGTCTTTTTGTTTACTCGAACAAAGCCAATGCAGATATGGTGGGCCAAGAGATCACGGTGACCGGTAAGGTACGTGAATACTTCGGCCAAACGCAGTTTAAACTGGAAACGGATGGCGAATGGGTCGTTACCGACAGCAATAAAGTTACGATTGCGCCTGCGGAAATGAAACGTCTTGAGTCCGATGGTGCATCTTTTGCTAAAACGCTGGAGCGTTACGAGGGCATGCTGGTTAAGCTGGTTGAAGACATGGATGATGCCAAAGAGGGCAATCAAAGCATGCATGTCGCACGTGCCTTTAACTTCGACTTCGAGCTTCTAGACAAAAAGCAGTACCGAAACAACATGGTGCTTGCGTACGAACGTCCGAACTTCCACCCGAACCAAGATCACGTGGCAGGCAGTTTCGAATCTCTAATGCAGCTAAATCAAAACAGAGATCGTACTCTGTTTGTCGACAGTGCGGTTGCGCCAAAGAACGGTGAGATCCCTTATTATCCAGCGTTTAATAGCGACCCACAGAAAAACTATATTCGCATTAACGATACGGTCAAAAACCTTGAAGGTGTCATGACCTACAGTTACGACGAGTATCGTTTAGTGCCAAGTAATCAGTTGAGCACTAGTGACATTGTACACAATACGCCACGTACGACTGCGCCAAGTATCAATACCGATAATGGTTCTGACGGCTTTGTGATTAAAGTGGCAACGCAAAACGTACTCAACTATTTCAACTCGCCATTCGGTGGGTCAGATAACACGTTTGGTGATAACCGTGGTGCCAAATCCTCGCTGGAATTTGAACGTCAGCAGGCAAAAATTGTTGAGGCTATCTATGGCTTGAATGCCGACATCGTCGGTCTGATGGAAGTGGAAAATAATGGTTTTGGTGACTTTGGCGCAATCAAAACCTTGTTAGCAGCCATCAATGCTAAATATGACTATGAAAATTATGGCGATCGCAATCATGCTCGCTCTATTCATAATCGCTATGTCTTTGTTGGCTTTGATAAAAATGGCGACCAAGTGTTGGATGATCTCGACACCATCGGCAGTGATGCGATCACCACAGGCGTTATCTATCGCCCTTCAAAAGTGTCACTACAGTTTGGCAAAGTTATCTCGATGCCTGAGCAGCATGCACCGATGATTGAATACCCTGAAGGGGGCGCGATTGTTGGTGAAGATGGTGAGATCCGTGAAAGCGGCGCCAACTTCCAGCGCAATACCATTGCTGCGACCTTTGGCGTGCTCAATACTGGTAAGAAACTGACCGTTGCCATCAACCATTTGAAATCAAAAGGCTCAACCTGTTATGAAGATTGGGCAGGATGGCAGAACTGGGCGAATTTCAACCCAGTGACCGACGATGTTCGCGATGACGACTACCAAGGTGCGTGTGAGAACGTCCGTGTTGCGGCCGCGGTGCATCTGGGCGAAGAGATGGCCAAGCTATCGGGTGATAAAGTGCTGCTGGGCGATATGAACTCCTACGCGCACGAAGATCCTATGTTGGTTCTGACCAGTAACCCAACGGGCAAAGCGCTGTACGCTGCAGGTTATACCTACATCGATGGCCAGCCACAGTATGGTCCTGAAGGTGCTCGCATCACCAAGACGTATGGCTACCTGAATGCAGTCGATCTGTTTACTGCGCAAGGCGAAACCTCATGGAGTTACTCGTTTAACAATGAAATTGGTTCGCTTGACCATCTCTTGGTTTCGCCATCAATGAAAGATCGCTTAGTGGATGCGAAAGATTGGCACATCAACGCGCCAGAATCGAACCTCTACGATTATGGTAACTACAAGAAAGAACCGAGTGAACAGAGCAATCCATTCTATGCTCAAACGCCGTTCCGTTCATCAGACCATGACCCAGCGCTACTGGTGATTGGTTATAAATATGGTGAAGCGGGTGAGAACCCAGTCACTGTCGCGGTGAAAAGTGGCCGAGCGGACATTGCTTTCCCAGTGTCAGCCAAAGCGAAAAAAGGTGATGTAGCCGAGATCGCTATCTCGCCTCGCCCTGCAGGCGTCGCGCTACCGAAAGTAACTTTGAGCAATGATGGTGCGCAAACGGTGATGTTTGACGTGGTTGGCCTGAATGCGGGCGAGTACACCTTCACCATGACACTCAAACGTGATGCGGTTGAGAAGAGCGCAGCGCAAGAGACCGTTGAAAGCAAAGCGCTGGAAATGTCGGTGGTTAAACGTGACTCAAGCAATGTGAAGCCAGTGTATCCAGAGAACGACGGTTCTGGTGGTAGTTTTGGCTTTGGTGCCCTGCTGTCACTCCTTGGCTTAGGCCTGCTACGCCGTCGTCGTTGA
- a CDS encoding ExeM/NucH family extracellular endonuclease, protein MKKSLIAAAIGAVVAPSVHANIVISEITEGSGNNKAIEIANVGAASVLLDGYTVELAGNGKDWGNKLSLDGVTLASGQTYVIINSGAAADLKEKGDIASDVTYFNGNDDVAIKKDGTIMDIVGNRDGKDFNKDVTLRRTDFSPSTTYDANKFATVDMNDWSDFGNVEIGGGTNPDPDPDPDPDPQPQVLISALQGSGWASPYTDPANGKFISSESFTVEGVITAIQTQALDGDLPVGFFMQDETPDSDAKTSDGIFVAASVDGLAVGDKVRVTGPVEENYGWTQMPATAVEKIGTGSVSAVAVTTLSDDAEFDFTLERYEGMLVKLTSTTDMKVSRSYSFDEGPQRYNLVLTQGKVNVHPNQSFFPGTQQAAQAADCNDDARLVVESFSKDTQGQPSWYPEFGKTDIDQNGSSEDYIRVGDRASNLQGVLGYSHSDYRLYVTEEANNDTFIARGNNRTQAPVLKSGDVRIATFNTDEYFNSLVGNGEANPYLSAGQTAGAENATILQQQTAKLAAALVALDADIVGVIGVENNGFGESSAIVQLVSAVNAKLPEAKKYEIVKEKDLTHIGRLASSNYVIYRPSVAGIKATQVIAMPEQRLEGGQVIAQPDALVPEFSFKDRDETLTVAVTQFVDKDQACLEDTSNSDKQGACENLRVSAADYLGQKLADIDGEKVILGNLNSYGKEDAITVLTNRTSLPAGYKVIKAAAQTFVDDKAFDSESRVIEASYGYENVLDIVAPKSFNSLNGDESGNLDYILTSAGLKANVLDAGHWHINAAESALFAADHSVGQNYADAYRAAEIDPVVVDIAFAGKPLDPVDPTLPGDKPIVVGTPIALPSEPINEPRLEAPSTAGFKYLVDLTAYTGSSYLKVGDEVVVSFSDANAAFVATSSSVAKDVLDEFEIALGWTEVPITGIAAGEYTVTTSIDGTVLERKQVAVADNSSDSDGGSTGLGALLALLGLGFLRRKFN, encoded by the coding sequence ATGAAAAAAAGTCTTATTGCCGCCGCTATTGGGGCGGTGGTTGCACCGAGCGTGCATGCCAATATCGTCATCTCGGAGATCACTGAAGGCAGTGGTAACAACAAAGCGATTGAGATTGCAAACGTCGGCGCAGCGTCAGTGCTGCTTGATGGCTACACCGTGGAACTGGCGGGCAACGGCAAAGATTGGGGAAATAAGCTCTCTCTCGATGGCGTGACCTTGGCCTCTGGGCAAACCTACGTGATCATCAATAGCGGAGCGGCTGCGGACCTCAAAGAAAAAGGGGATATTGCATCTGATGTTACTTATTTTAACGGTAACGATGACGTCGCGATTAAGAAAGATGGCACTATCATGGATATTGTCGGGAATCGAGATGGGAAAGATTTCAACAAAGATGTTACGTTAAGACGCACCGACTTCTCACCATCCACCACTTATGATGCGAATAAATTTGCCACCGTGGATATGAACGATTGGAGTGATTTTGGCAACGTGGAGATCGGCGGTGGTACCAATCCCGATCCTGACCCAGATCCCGATCCAGATCCACAGCCGCAAGTGCTGATCAGTGCTCTGCAAGGCAGCGGCTGGGCATCGCCTTATACCGATCCGGCCAACGGCAAGTTTATCTCTAGCGAAAGCTTTACCGTTGAAGGGGTGATCACGGCGATTCAAACGCAAGCGTTGGACGGGGATTTACCAGTCGGTTTCTTCATGCAAGATGAAACGCCAGATAGCGATGCGAAAACGTCGGACGGTATTTTTGTGGCGGCCAGTGTGGATGGGCTTGCCGTTGGCGACAAAGTACGTGTTACAGGTCCTGTTGAGGAAAACTACGGCTGGACACAAATGCCTGCGACCGCAGTCGAGAAAATCGGAACGGGAAGCGTGAGCGCGGTCGCGGTGACGACACTCAGCGACGACGCAGAGTTTGATTTTACCTTAGAACGCTACGAAGGCATGTTGGTGAAGCTGACTTCCACCACCGACATGAAAGTGTCTCGCAGCTACAGTTTTGATGAGGGACCACAGCGTTACAACTTGGTGCTGACTCAGGGCAAAGTGAATGTCCACCCGAACCAATCTTTCTTCCCCGGCACACAACAAGCAGCGCAAGCGGCTGATTGTAATGATGATGCCCGCCTAGTGGTGGAATCATTTAGCAAAGACACTCAAGGTCAACCTAGTTGGTATCCTGAGTTTGGTAAAACAGACATCGACCAAAATGGTTCGAGTGAAGATTACATTCGAGTGGGTGACCGCGCGAGCAACCTGCAAGGTGTGCTCGGCTATTCTCACTCTGACTACCGTCTGTATGTGACAGAAGAGGCGAACAACGACACCTTTATCGCTCGTGGCAACAACCGTACTCAGGCGCCTGTGCTGAAATCAGGCGACGTGCGCATTGCGACGTTCAATACCGATGAATACTTCAATAGCTTGGTTGGTAATGGCGAGGCGAATCCGTATCTCAGCGCAGGGCAAACTGCGGGGGCAGAAAATGCCACGATATTGCAACAGCAAACGGCTAAATTGGCTGCGGCATTGGTTGCACTCGATGCGGACATCGTTGGTGTGATTGGGGTAGAAAACAATGGCTTTGGTGAAAGCTCTGCGATCGTGCAGTTGGTGTCTGCCGTCAATGCCAAACTGCCAGAAGCGAAAAAGTATGAGATAGTCAAAGAGAAAGATCTTACGCACATCGGTCGCTTGGCGAGCAGCAACTATGTCATCTATCGCCCTAGCGTTGCGGGTATAAAAGCCACTCAGGTGATTGCGATGCCAGAGCAGCGCTTGGAGGGTGGGCAAGTCATCGCTCAGCCAGATGCGCTGGTGCCTGAGTTCTCTTTTAAAGATCGTGACGAAACACTGACGGTTGCCGTAACGCAATTTGTCGATAAAGATCAAGCGTGTTTGGAAGATACCTCCAATAGCGATAAACAGGGTGCATGTGAGAACTTGCGCGTCTCTGCTGCCGATTATCTTGGCCAGAAACTGGCTGACATCGACGGTGAGAAGGTGATTCTCGGTAACCTCAATAGCTATGGCAAAGAAGACGCCATCACCGTTCTGACCAATCGCACCTCGTTGCCAGCGGGTTACAAAGTCATCAAAGCCGCAGCTCAAACGTTTGTCGATGACAAAGCGTTTGATAGCGAAAGCCGTGTGATCGAGGCCAGCTACGGATACGAAAACGTGCTCGATATTGTTGCACCAAAGAGCTTCAACAGTTTGAACGGTGATGAAAGTGGCAATTTGGATTACATCCTCACTTCCGCCGGTTTGAAAGCGAACGTATTGGATGCTGGCCATTGGCATATCAATGCCGCTGAATCTGCCTTGTTTGCGGCTGATCACAGCGTAGGACAGAACTATGCAGATGCCTACCGCGCGGCAGAAATCGATCCTGTTGTGGTGGACATTGCCTTTGCGGGTAAGCCGCTCGATCCTGTCGACCCAACGCTGCCTGGTGATAAGCCGATCGTTGTTGGGACGCCGATTGCACTGCCAAGCGAACCCATCAATGAGCCGCGTCTCGAAGCGCCGTCAACGGCTGGTTTTAAATATCTTGTCGATCTCACCGCGTACACGGGTTCTTCTTATCTCAAAGTGGGTGATGAAGTGGTGGTGAGCTTTAGTGACGCCAATGCGGCTTTTGTCGCTACCTCGTCCAGTGTTGCCAAAGACGTGTTGGATGAATTTGAGATCGCACTGGGTTGGACCGAAGTGCCTATCACGGGTATTGCCGCTGGTGAATATACGGTGACCACCAGTATTGATGGCACGGTATTAGAGCGTAAACAAGTGGCGGTTGCTGATAACAGCAGTGACTCGGATGGCGGTAGCACTGGCTTAGGCGCGTTGTTGGCGTTACTCGGCCTTGGCTTCTTACGTCGTAAGTTCAACTAA